One segment of Rhodothermus bifroesti DNA contains the following:
- a CDS encoding c-type cytochrome: MLRTSWTGLFLLLLLNGCRGMISSKPPVHPNLNMDFQEKFEAQELNPFFADRRAMRPPVPGTVARGLLKEDTPFYFGRTAEGAYVARVPVAVTAELVMRGRERYNIYCAVCHGAAGDGQGIIMRGNYGYTPAPSFHEDRLRTVEDGYIFEVITNGVRNMPAYAHQIPVADRWAIVAYVRALQRSQQATAADLPVEVLQELQQSTSSR; encoded by the coding sequence ATGTTGCGCACAAGTTGGACGGGATTGTTTCTACTGTTGCTTTTGAATGGCTGCCGGGGGATGATCTCAAGTAAACCCCCTGTGCATCCAAACTTAAACATGGACTTTCAGGAGAAATTTGAAGCCCAGGAGCTAAATCCGTTTTTTGCAGACCGGAGGGCTATGCGTCCGCCCGTTCCGGGCACGGTGGCCCGAGGGTTGCTCAAAGAAGACACGCCGTTTTATTTCGGTAGGACGGCCGAAGGGGCTTATGTTGCGCGTGTTCCAGTAGCCGTAACTGCAGAGCTGGTTATGCGAGGCAGGGAACGATACAACATCTACTGCGCGGTTTGTCATGGGGCTGCAGGCGATGGCCAAGGTATCATCATGCGGGGGAACTACGGCTACACGCCGGCGCCTTCGTTTCATGAAGATCGGCTGCGCACTGTAGAGGACGGCTATATTTTTGAAGTGATCACCAACGGGGTGCGCAACATGCCCGCCTATGCGCATCAAATTCCGGTAGCAGATCGTTGGGCTATTGTGGCCTATGTGCGCGCGCTCCAGCGTAGCCAGCAGGCTACGGCTGCTGACCTACCTGTTGAAGTCCTCCAAGAACTCCAGCAATCCACAAGCAGCCGCTAA
- a CDS encoding cytochrome c oxidase subunit 3 family protein encodes MAGASEAVTSVHGAEAHHPPYLQHHFVSAEQQFDAAKLGMWIFLATEILLFSGMFVAYAVYRVWHPEVFQAASKLLDWRLGGLNTLVLLASSYTVALAVHYAQLGNQKRLLQNLWLTIALAGVFMVVKYFEYTEKFHHHIFPGGNYAYEGLQIPYVGQFFSIYFVMTGIHGLHVLVGMGVLTWVALKARRGAFSSAYYTPVEISALYWHLVDIIWIFLFPLLYLIH; translated from the coding sequence ATGGCAGGAGCTTCGGAAGCCGTAACCAGCGTCCATGGGGCGGAGGCCCACCATCCGCCTTATCTGCAACACCATTTTGTGTCGGCTGAGCAGCAGTTCGATGCGGCTAAGCTCGGCATGTGGATCTTTTTGGCAACAGAAATCCTGCTTTTTAGCGGGATGTTTGTTGCCTATGCGGTCTATCGCGTCTGGCACCCGGAAGTGTTTCAAGCCGCCAGTAAATTGCTGGATTGGCGCCTGGGCGGGTTGAACACCCTGGTGCTGCTGGCTTCGTCGTACACGGTAGCGTTGGCCGTGCACTATGCCCAGCTGGGGAATCAAAAACGTCTACTTCAGAATCTTTGGCTGACGATTGCCCTGGCCGGCGTGTTTATGGTGGTGAAATACTTTGAATACACCGAAAAATTCCATCACCATATCTTCCCAGGCGGAAACTATGCCTACGAAGGGCTGCAAATTCCTTACGTAGGGCAGTTTTTTAGTATTTACTTTGTGATGACCGGTATTCACGGATTGCACGTGCTTGTGGGGATGGGGGTGCTGACCTGGGTAGCGCTGAAAGCGCGGCGCGGCGCGTTTAGCAGTGCCTACTATACCCCTGTGGAAATCTCGGCGCTTTACTGGCACTTGGTCGATATCATCTGGATTTTCCTGTTTCCTTTACTATATCTGATTCACTGA
- a CDS encoding cytochrome C oxidase subunit IV family protein, which translates to MAHATHHHIIPRPLLLKVFVTLVVLTIITALTGQADLGALNFLHVPLAVGIAVIKATLVVLFFMGLKYDRPINALSFIIGLLMVGVFLAFTLLDMLYRGDIGNLDRQPIRGPQLEQMAPPSAH; encoded by the coding sequence ATGGCGCACGCTACGCACCATCACATTATTCCTCGACCGCTTTTGCTCAAGGTTTTTGTCACCTTGGTCGTGTTGACCATTATCACTGCGCTGACAGGTCAGGCAGACCTTGGGGCGCTCAACTTTTTGCATGTTCCGCTGGCTGTGGGTATTGCTGTCATTAAGGCAACGCTGGTGGTGCTCTTTTTTATGGGATTAAAGTACGATCGACCGATCAATGCCCTTTCGTTTATCATCGGACTGCTCATGGTCGGGGTGTTTTTGGCTTTTACGCTCTTAGACATGCTCTATCGCGGCGATATTGGCAATCTAGATCGCCAGCCTATTCGTGGCCCACAACTAGAGCAGATGGCTCCCCCTTCAGCCCACTAA
- the nrfD gene encoding NrfD/PsrC family molybdoenzyme membrane anchor subunit, translated as MAHATAKDLSALARTDHEVEAPLVQGGLTFHDITELVSQHAEKKTPKTWWAVFIFPFLGTLTLVTMLSYLVWNGIGVWGNNVPVGWAWDIVNFVFWVGIGHAGTLISAILFLFRQRWRTSINRAAEAMTIFAVICALIFPTFHVGRVWVIYWTLPFPNQMEMWPQFKSPLLWDVFAVSSYFIVSLVFWYVGLIPDLATLRDRAARMGRKLRAKILGFLSLGWCGANRHWRNYEKAYMLLAGLATPLVLSVHSVVSFDFAVSIIPGWHTTIFPPYFVAGAIFSGFAMVVTLLVLARKAYGLENVITLDHLEKMNIIMLVTGTMVGFAYITEFFIAWYSGVPYERYAFINRATGPYAWAYWIMMSCNLIFPQFFWVKKLRRNIPFMFLASIVVNIGMWFERFVIIVTSLHRDFLPSSWDYYTPTWVDVLTLIGSFGLFLTLFMLFLRFVPMVAMAEVKGVLPEADPHYYEAHGDGHSRPAQVQLKDRHA; from the coding sequence ATGGCGCACGCAACGGCAAAGGACCTGTCGGCTCTGGCCCGTACCGATCATGAGGTCGAGGCCCCACTTGTGCAGGGTGGACTGACGTTCCATGACATTACCGAGCTGGTTTCTCAGCACGCCGAAAAAAAGACTCCGAAAACTTGGTGGGCCGTGTTCATCTTCCCCTTTTTGGGGACACTGACGCTGGTCACCATGCTGTCCTACCTGGTGTGGAATGGCATTGGCGTTTGGGGGAATAACGTTCCAGTAGGTTGGGCCTGGGATATTGTGAACTTTGTCTTTTGGGTCGGTATCGGTCACGCCGGCACATTGATTTCAGCCATTTTGTTTCTTTTCCGCCAGCGGTGGCGTACCTCGATCAATCGGGCCGCCGAGGCGATGACCATTTTTGCGGTAATCTGTGCCTTGATTTTTCCCACCTTTCACGTAGGCCGGGTGTGGGTGATTTACTGGACGCTGCCCTTCCCGAACCAGATGGAGATGTGGCCTCAGTTCAAAAGCCCCCTTTTGTGGGATGTGTTTGCCGTGTCGAGTTACTTTATCGTATCGCTGGTCTTTTGGTATGTAGGTTTAATCCCAGACTTGGCTACGCTGCGGGATCGGGCAGCAAGGATGGGGCGTAAGCTCAGGGCCAAAATCTTGGGTTTCTTGTCGCTTGGCTGGTGCGGCGCCAATCGGCACTGGCGTAACTATGAAAAAGCCTACATGCTGTTGGCCGGCTTGGCTACGCCCCTGGTGCTCTCGGTACACTCGGTCGTGTCTTTCGACTTTGCCGTATCGATCATTCCTGGATGGCATACGACCATCTTTCCTCCCTACTTCGTTGCGGGCGCCATCTTCTCTGGGTTTGCCATGGTGGTCACGCTCCTGGTGCTGGCCCGTAAAGCCTATGGCCTAGAAAACGTGATCACGCTAGATCACCTGGAGAAGATGAACATCATCATGCTCGTAACGGGTACGATGGTGGGCTTTGCTTACATCACCGAGTTTTTCATTGCCTGGTACTCTGGTGTGCCTTATGAGCGCTACGCTTTCATTAACCGCGCTACGGGGCCTTATGCCTGGGCTTATTGGATCATGATGTCTTGTAACCTGATTTTCCCCCAGTTTTTCTGGGTTAAAAAGTTGCGGCGCAACATTCCTTTTATGTTTCTGGCCTCGATCGTGGTAAATATCGGCATGTGGTTCGAGCGGTTTGTGATCATTGTGACATCACTGCACCGGGACTTTTTGCCCTCAAGTTGGGATTACTACACCCCCACCTGGGTGGATGTGCTGACGCTTATCGGTTCGTTCGGATTGTTTCTTACGCTCTTTATGTTGTTCCTGCGTTTTGTGCCCATGGTGGCCATGGCGGAAGTGAAGGGAGTATTGCCGGAAGCTGATCCGCACTACTATGAGGCCCATGGCGACGGCCACAGCCGTCCAGCCCAGGTGCAGCTTAAAGATCGGCACGCCTAA
- the coxB gene encoding cytochrome c oxidase subunit II — MIWLQGTAWLPEAASSVASEVDALFHFWAWVSVVLFLGVIGATLFFVVRYRRRSIEEVPQPVKEKKLIELAWIVLPTILVLIVFTWGFRVYIKMYTAPPNAYEVLVHAYQWYWEFEYPNGVKTTNELHVPANRPVRLRMSSADVIHSLYVPAFRVKQDVLPDRYSTLWFEATQPGQYTIFCTEYCGTQHSGMVAKVVVHPEQEFEQWLQEAGVPEDMPLPELGARLYREKACFSCHSLDGSRGVGPTFKGLYGHEVELEDGSRVVADENYLRESILQPGAKIVRGYPNVMPASYASLSEREVAALIEFIKQQQ; from the coding sequence ATGATCTGGTTGCAGGGTACAGCTTGGCTGCCAGAGGCAGCCTCTTCTGTTGCGTCAGAGGTTGACGCGCTGTTTCATTTTTGGGCATGGGTGAGTGTTGTGCTTTTTTTAGGCGTCATTGGCGCCACCTTGTTTTTTGTGGTGCGCTATCGGCGCCGTAGCATAGAAGAAGTGCCCCAGCCCGTTAAAGAAAAAAAGCTCATTGAGCTGGCCTGGATTGTGCTTCCCACGATTTTAGTTCTCATTGTATTTACGTGGGGTTTTCGGGTCTACATCAAGATGTATACCGCCCCACCAAACGCTTACGAAGTGCTTGTTCATGCTTACCAGTGGTACTGGGAGTTTGAGTATCCGAACGGGGTCAAGACAACCAACGAGCTGCATGTTCCGGCCAATCGACCCGTACGGCTGCGCATGAGCAGCGCGGACGTGATTCACAGCCTGTATGTGCCGGCTTTTCGCGTAAAGCAAGACGTGCTCCCAGACCGCTACTCAACGCTTTGGTTTGAAGCGACGCAACCAGGGCAATACACCATCTTCTGCACCGAGTACTGCGGTACGCAGCACTCCGGTATGGTGGCCAAGGTGGTAGTGCATCCGGAACAGGAATTTGAGCAATGGCTCCAGGAGGCAGGCGTTCCTGAAGACATGCCCTTGCCAGAACTGGGTGCTCGGTTGTATCGCGAAAAAGCTTGCTTTAGCTGCCATTCGCTTGACGGATCACGTGGCGTTGGGCCTACTTTTAAGGGGCTTTATGGTCACGAAGTTGAGTTGGAAGATGGATCACGTGTGGTTGCCGACGAGAATTACCTACGGGAGTCCATTCTGCAACCCGGTGCTAAAATTGTACGGGGCTATCCTAATGTGATGCCGGCCAGTTATGCTTCGTTGAGTGAGCGCGAGGTGGCTGCGTTGATTGAATTCATTAAGCAGCAGCAGTAA
- a CDS encoding SCO family protein gives MFIAVSAYAQRSGQQLAVFEGVGITEQLGAQIPLNLTFYDESGQPVSLKAFFDGRRPVLLTLVYHDCPMLCNLMLDGLTRTLRQMTWAPGEQFQVLTISFNAIETPELARRQKARYLQELGRPEAAAGWHFLTGDSLSIQALTRAVGFHFRWVPAQQQFAHPAALIFLSGNGMVARYLYGLEHNAADVRKALVEASEGKVGNVLDQVILYCFQYDPNQNSYVANAYNLMRLGGGLTVLGLGVMLLFFWRRERRRQQQAMHAPA, from the coding sequence ATGTTTATAGCGGTCTCTGCCTATGCCCAGCGCAGCGGCCAGCAGTTGGCCGTATTTGAAGGCGTGGGCATAACGGAACAGTTGGGCGCGCAGATACCTTTGAACTTGACCTTTTATGATGAAAGCGGGCAACCTGTAAGCCTTAAAGCGTTTTTCGATGGCCGGCGTCCGGTGCTGCTCACGCTGGTCTACCACGATTGCCCGATGCTTTGCAACCTGATGCTAGACGGGCTAACACGTACGCTTCGCCAAATGACCTGGGCGCCAGGGGAGCAGTTTCAAGTGCTCACCATTAGTTTTAATGCTATAGAAACGCCAGAACTGGCCCGAAGGCAGAAAGCCCGCTACCTGCAAGAGCTGGGAAGGCCTGAGGCTGCTGCAGGATGGCACTTTCTCACGGGGGATTCCCTGAGTATTCAAGCATTAACCCGTGCGGTAGGCTTTCACTTCCGCTGGGTGCCTGCGCAGCAGCAATTTGCGCATCCGGCAGCGCTGATTTTTCTGAGTGGCAACGGTATGGTCGCACGCTATCTCTACGGCCTGGAGCACAATGCGGCTGATGTACGCAAGGCGCTGGTTGAGGCTTCAGAGGGCAAAGTAGGTAACGTGCTCGACCAGGTAATTTTGTATTGTTTTCAATACGATCCCAACCAAAACTCCTACGTAGCCAATGCCTATAACCTCATGCGGTTGGGCGGAGGATTGACCGTGCTTGGGTTAGGAGTGATGCTGCTGTTTTTCTGGCGCCGCGAGCGGCGTCGGCAGCAGCAGGCCATGCACGCTCCCGCATGA
- a CDS encoding DUF3341 domain-containing protein, with the protein MLKALQRAVRTSMGIYDPPSGQSVYGLLAEFSDPAALLHAARQVRKAGYQHFDAHSPFPIHGMDEAMGLGNSKVGFVALGGTVTGLALAWWMQWWMGAVDYPLNISGKPFFAIEPSVPIMFELTVLFSALAAVAGMLALNGLPRPYNPLFYSQNFSRVTDDGFFLFVAASDAKFDLVATRQLLEQLGGYNIEVIEDRGEEEWVEAPAAPAEVTVNAT; encoded by the coding sequence ATGTTGAAAGCATTGCAGCGCGCCGTAAGGACCTCGATGGGCATTTATGATCCGCCATCAGGCCAGTCGGTTTATGGTTTGCTGGCCGAGTTTTCCGACCCAGCAGCATTGCTGCACGCTGCCCGTCAGGTTCGTAAAGCAGGGTATCAACATTTTGATGCGCATAGTCCTTTCCCCATCCATGGGATGGATGAGGCGATGGGGTTAGGAAACTCCAAAGTGGGGTTTGTTGCGCTAGGAGGCACTGTAACCGGTCTGGCATTGGCCTGGTGGATGCAGTGGTGGATGGGGGCAGTGGACTATCCCCTGAATATCAGTGGTAAACCCTTTTTTGCCATTGAGCCCTCAGTACCCATCATGTTTGAGCTGACGGTGCTGTTTTCTGCATTGGCTGCCGTGGCCGGCATGTTGGCGCTCAACGGCTTGCCCCGTCCGTACAATCCACTGTTCTACTCTCAGAATTTTAGCCGGGTGACCGATGACGGCTTCTTTTTGTTTGTAGCGGCCAGCGATGCGAAATTCGACCTTGTGGCCACGCGGCAGCTTTTGGAGCAGCTGGGGGGCTATAACATTGAGGTTATTGAAGATCGTGGCGAAGAAGAATGGGTCGAGGCGCCAGCAGCACCCGCTGAAGTGACGGTAAACGCTACCTGA
- the ctaD gene encoding cytochrome c oxidase subunit I, whose translation MATQMHAATVAQSQAEVNYLNHARGLKSWLLTLDHKRIGLLYLISIALFFVVGGILALLVRLELFEPGQTIMSAETYNHVFTLHGAIMIFLFLIPAAPAVLGNFALPIMIGARDVAFPRLNLASWYIFWLGAITMLVGIVTSGLDTGWTFYTPYSTMTGSGVTWVVLGVFILGFSSILTGLNFIVTIHKMRAPGMTWSRLPLFVWGLYATSIVQILATPVLGITLLLLALERILKIGIFDPALGGDPVLFQHFFWFYSHPAVYIMILPGFGIISELIGTFSRKGIFGYKFVALSSVAIAFLGFLVWGHHMFVSGQSATASTVFSLLTFLIGVPTGVKVLNWVASLYRGSIWLRSPLLYALMFLFVFPIGGFTGIALGTLGLDVPLHDTYFVVAHFHYVMVGGMFLSFLGGLHYWWPKMFGRLYNEKLAQLAALLIFVGFNVTFFPQFILGTQGMPRRYFDYVPEFTTLHQISTVGSWILGVGLLLVAGYLLHSLFKGQKAPANPWGAGTLEWTHTGRIPSPHNFDRIPVVTRGPYDYHLAEEIFGNGRGEGNGVVVQPSGQAQQSHSTT comes from the coding sequence ATGGCTACACAAATGCATGCTGCGACTGTCGCCCAGTCCCAGGCTGAGGTAAACTACCTCAACCATGCCCGAGGGCTGAAGTCTTGGCTGCTGACGCTGGATCACAAGCGCATTGGCCTGCTCTATTTGATCTCGATTGCACTGTTTTTTGTGGTAGGGGGCATTCTGGCTTTGCTGGTTCGCTTGGAGTTGTTTGAGCCGGGCCAGACGATCATGAGCGCCGAGACCTACAACCACGTCTTTACATTGCATGGCGCGATCATGATCTTTTTGTTTCTCATTCCAGCGGCGCCCGCGGTTTTAGGCAACTTTGCCTTGCCGATCATGATCGGGGCCCGAGACGTAGCCTTTCCGCGCTTAAACCTGGCCAGCTGGTACATTTTCTGGCTGGGGGCCATCACGATGCTGGTAGGGATTGTGACCAGCGGCCTGGATACGGGGTGGACGTTCTATACGCCCTACTCTACCATGACAGGCTCTGGCGTGACCTGGGTGGTGCTCGGCGTATTCATTTTGGGCTTTTCGTCTATCCTGACTGGCCTAAACTTTATTGTTACCATTCATAAAATGCGGGCCCCCGGTATGACTTGGAGTCGGTTGCCTCTGTTTGTGTGGGGCCTTTATGCCACAAGCATTGTGCAGATTTTAGCTACACCGGTGCTGGGCATTACGCTATTGCTACTGGCGTTGGAGCGCATTTTAAAGATCGGCATTTTTGATCCGGCTCTCGGTGGCGACCCCGTGCTGTTCCAGCACTTTTTCTGGTTTTACTCACACCCGGCGGTGTACATCATGATTTTGCCGGGTTTTGGGATTATTTCGGAGCTGATTGGCACGTTCTCGCGTAAGGGAATCTTTGGCTATAAGTTTGTGGCCCTCTCGTCGGTGGCGATTGCTTTTTTGGGCTTTCTGGTCTGGGGCCATCACATGTTTGTTTCTGGCCAGTCGGCTACCGCCTCGACGGTTTTCTCGCTTTTGACGTTTCTGATCGGCGTCCCGACCGGAGTGAAGGTGCTTAACTGGGTGGCGTCACTTTATCGCGGTTCGATCTGGTTGCGTTCGCCGCTGCTGTATGCCCTCATGTTCTTGTTTGTCTTTCCGATCGGTGGATTTACTGGCATCGCCCTAGGAACGTTAGGGCTCGATGTGCCGCTTCACGACACCTACTTTGTGGTAGCCCATTTCCACTATGTGATGGTAGGCGGCATGTTTCTCTCGTTCCTGGGTGGGCTGCACTACTGGTGGCCGAAGATGTTTGGCCGGCTCTACAATGAGAAACTGGCACAACTTGCAGCGCTACTGATCTTTGTAGGCTTCAACGTGACGTTTTTCCCGCAGTTTATCCTGGGTACGCAGGGTATGCCGCGCCGCTACTTTGACTATGTGCCTGAGTTTACCACGCTGCACCAGATTTCGACGGTAGGGTCGTGGATTCTGGGGGTGGGGTTACTGCTGGTGGCTGGGTATCTATTGCATTCCCTCTTCAAGGGGCAAAAAGCTCCAGCCAATCCGTGGGGTGCGGGCACATTAGAGTGGACGCATACCGGCCGGATCCCTTCGCCGCACAACTTTGATCGGATTCCAGTAGTTACGCGCGGGCCTTACGACTATCACCTGGCTGAAGAAATCTTTGGCAATGGACGAGGCGAGGGGAACGGCGTCGTGGTGCAGCCCTCTGGACAGGCACAACAATCTCATTCCACAACTTGA